The DNA sequence TCGCGCCGCGGGCGGACCACCCGGGGTGGCTCGCGGCGAAGGCGGAAGGGCACTCGGGCGGTGCGCTTTCGGGCACGCACACCGCATCCGTGCCCCATCGGGCACCCGGCGGTGCTCGTGGGCCGGACACCCGGCGCCTCTGCGGCGTCGCCTGAGCACCTCGACCACGACGGGTGCCCGTCCGGGCAGCGTCGGTGCACCCGCCGGTGCGCGACCGCTCACCGGAGACGGGCCGCCCGGGCCGCACGCTGGAGCGGTGATCCGAGACGTGGACGACGCCGTGAGCGCGCTGCTGCGGCGCTACCTGGACGACGAGACGGTCGTGAGCCTCGGCCGGCCGGGCGCCGAGCCGCCGGGCGAGCACGCGGTGCTGCACCTGGTCCTGCACGGCATCGCCGAGGCGGCCGACGGCCGCGGCGCCGCCGAGTGGAGCGAGGTCCGGGACGCCCGTGGGCAGGTCGTCGGCCGGCAGCCCCCGCTGCGGCGCTACCGGATGCGGTACGTGATCTCCGCGCGAGCGGCCACACCGGAGGCCGAGCACGCGGCACTCGACACCGTCCTCGCCGCGTGCGCGATCCACGACGTGCTGCCCGGCGACGTCGCCGGCGAACGGCTGGCCGCGACCGGGTTCCCGGTGACCCTGGAGATCACCGGGCCGGCGGCGGCGCACCCGGGCGAGCTCGGCACCGGGCCCGGCGGCGCCCACCTCCTGCTGGACGTGACCGCGCCGCTGCTGCCCCCGATGCTCACCGACATCCCGGCGAAGGTCGAGCAGCTGCAGCTGGAGGCCGGCGCGCACGACGAGCGGGCCCGCGACCGGACGGTCGCCGGGCACTGGCGCTCGGTGCGGACCGCGCCGGACTCGCGCTGGTCGAAGGTGCGCGTGCGGGAACGCGTCCGGCCGGGGGACGACCGGACGCGGGAGGCGGAATGAGCACGCCGGTCCGGCGGTACATCACCCGGGAACCGGTGGTGCCGCAGCGGGAGACCCGGTTCGGCTACCGGCGCCCGCTCGCGCTCGCGGGCGTGTCGGTGTCGATCGCCGCGCTGGTCGCGTCCCTGGCCCTCGGCTCCGCCGGCGACACCGTGCTTTCGACGGCCGCGCAGGACGAACCCGCGCCCGCGCCGGCCGGGACGCCCGCGCTGCCGGTGGTGCCGGTACTGCCGCTGCAGAACGCGATCCCGGTCGTGCCGCCGATCGCGGCGCTGCCCGGCGGTTCCGACCAGCCGGTGGTGCCGGCCCTGGCCGTGGCCGGGATCCCGGCCACGGCGCTGCAGGCCTACCAGCGCGGTGCCGCGCTGCTCGCGACGGCCGACCCCGGCTGCGGGCTGAGCTGGACCGTGCTGGCCGCGATCGGGCGGGTGGAGACCAACCACGGCCGGTTCGGCGGGTCGGCGTTGCGCGCGGACGGCGAGACCACGATCCCGATCCGCGGGCCGCAGCTGACCGGCAGCCCGTTCGCGCTGGTGCGCGACACCGACCGCGGCGCGCTCGACGGCGACCCGGGCTACGACCGCGCGGTCGGGCCCATGCAGTTCCTGCCCGGGACCTGGCGGTCGCTGAAGGCGGACGGCAACCTCGACGGCCGTTCCGACCCGGACAACATCTTCGACGCCGCGCTGGCCGCGGGTCTGTACCTGTGCAGCGGCCCGGGCGACCTGCGGGACGACGCGCAGCTGCGCACCGCGGTGCTGCGGTACAACCACTCCGACGACTACGCGGACACCGTGCTGGCGCTGGCGAAGTCGTACGGGTCGGGGTACGTCACGACCACCGGCGGTCCGGTGCCGCCGGTGCCCGGCGCCCCGGCGACAGCCGGTCCCGGTGCCGGACCGGCCGGTGCCGCCGCGGTCCCGGCACCCCCACCGGCCGGCACCGTCAGCGGCCCGGGCGCGTTCGTCCCGGACTCGGGTACCCCGGAGCCCGGCGCCACGGTGCCCGCCACCGGCCCGGGTGCACCGGCGACGACCGCGCCGGTGAGCACGGTCGCGCCCCCGGCCGCCACCCCGCCCGCGGAGACCACCGCGGCACCCACGAGCCCGCCGGCGGCACCGGCGGAAACCCCGAGCACACCGCCGCCCCTGCTGTCGCTGTCGGTGCTCGGCGTGACGGTGTCCCTACCCTGAAGGAGGAACCATGACCGCGCCGCGAGAAATCCAGTTCCCGGGTTGGTGGGAGAGCACCTTCACCCGCGACGAAACCGCCGTCAGACCCCGCGAATCGGGGTCGGCGCTCATCATGGGCCTGTACGGCGACCTCCGGGACGCCTTCGCCGGGCACAGCATCGCCGAAGTGGCGGAGTACTGGTACGACGACGCCCGGGGCCGCTTGACGCGGCTCATCGACAAGGTCGTCGAGGTCGTGAACTCCCGGGTGGACGACGCCCGCCAGAACCTCCCGCGGATCGAGCGGGCCAAGGCGGAGCACGACCGGGCCGAGAAGGCGATGACGGCCGGCCGGAACGCCGAGCTGCGAGCGGAGCTGGAGCGGGAGGTGGCGACGGCCCGCAACGGCTACCACCACCTCGTCGAGGACTACGAGAGCGCTGTCAGTGACGTCGAACGCCTCCAGGGCCTGACCACCGAGCTGTACGAGCTGCTCGTCGCGCTGGAGGAGGCGCGGCCCCCGGACGCGGAGGTTCCGGCCGATCCGGCTCCGGCAAACCCGGCGGACACCGACCTCGGGAGCAAAGTGCTCGCCGAGGGCCAGGTCGGGCGAGCCCAGCGGCCGCATGAGACCACCTTCACCCCGGTCAGCAGCTGCCTCACCGTCGTGGTGACGACGACCCGGAAGGACGGGGCCGAGTTCTCCACGGGCGCGCACCTCAGTCTGGCCCCCGCCGACGGCGGGTACGCCTCCGACGAGATCCTCGACGCCTTCGTCGCGCTGTTCGGTCCCGGCGAACAGATCATCGACTGCGTGGTCGACGGAGATGCGGGGTCCTGGTGCGAGGAGTTCCTGACGAAGTCGCAGTGGACCCGCGGCGGAGAACGGAACTACTCCGACGAGGAACTCGCGCGGCTGCCCCCGGGTGACATCAGGGGCCTGTTCCACTACCGGGTCCACCAGGCCGTCGGCGCGGACGACGCGATCTACGACATCTAGTCGGCCTCGACGATGCGGCAGGCCATGGACAGCGCCAGGCGCTCGTCGGGGTCGTCGAGGTCGACTCCCAGCACGTCGCGGATGCGTCTGAGCCGGGTGGTGATCGTGTTGCGGTGCAGGCTCATGGCGTCGGCGGTCAGCCCGATGGAGGACCGGTTGTCCAGGTAGGACCGGAGGGTCTCGAGCAGCTGCCCGGACTGCACCCGGCGCAGCGGCGCCAGCACGGAGTTGGCGTAGGCGCGCAGGTCCTCCGAACCCTGCCACGACAACAGGATCCGCGACACGCCGAGGTCTTCCACGTGTTTCACCCGTCGGCTGGACCGGTCGGTGCGCGCCAGCGTGGCGGCGTCCCGGGCGTCGCTCAGGGTGGCGGCGATGCCGACGATGCCGACGTGCGGCCGCCCGATCCCGGCGAAGATCTCCCACTGCGCGGGCATCGCGTCGAGCGCCTTGCGCACCCGTTCGCCGAATTCGCGCTGCTGCAGCACGGACGGCTGGCCGAACGAGGTCACCCAGGCCGACCAGCCGTCCGGGCGTTCGACGAGGGTGCCCTCGATGCCGGCCGCCGTGAGCACCCGGCGGACGCGTTCGAACTGCATGAGCACCAAGTCGCGGTCGTCGTCCCCGCCGCCGCGCAGTCCGATGTGGACGCCGGTGTGCCAGCCGTAGAGCCGCCACCCGGCGGCCACCGCCTGGTGGACCGTCTCCTTGCCGACGGATTCCCCGCGCTCGAGCAGTTCGGTGAGCAGCTGGGAACGGGAGCGGGCGTTCTGCTCGGCGGCCAGGCGCTCCTCCGAAAGCCAGGCGGCCATCGCCGGTTCGAGGATGGACAGCAGATCGGCGGCGTTCTCGACGACGTAGGGCCGGCTGGACTCGAGCCGCAGCGCGAGCCACGCGACGGTGCCGCGGGCGGCCGGCCCGTACACGGGCTGCAGCAGCAGGGTACCGCCGGTGACCGGGAGCTGCTGCGGCACGGCCAGGTCGAGGCGGGCGGAGCCGGGCAACGGCTGGGCCGCGCCGAGCAGGAGCGACCCGTCCCCGGCGAGCACGGTCGCTTCGAGACCGGCGACGTCGCGCAGCGCGCCCAGCACGACGTCCGGGGTCCGCCGCCGGGATCGCAGCCGGCGCACGAGCGCCTCGACCTGCGCCGCCCGGGTCAGCTGCGGCGAGCGGAGCAGGACGGCCAGTGCGTGCGCGAACGACCGGGGTTCTTCGGACTCCACCGCGATCAGCGGGATCGTCAGCCGGTCGGCCAGCCGGATCGTCGAGGAGATCGGGGGGCTGTGGGCCCCGACCAGCAGAACGGCGCTCGCCCCACCGTCACGGGCCCGGCGCAGGCCCGCCTCCAGGAGGTAGGGCGGCAGCCCGTCGGCGCTCTCGTGGACGAGGATCTGGTCGGTGCACTCGGGCAGTTCGTTGCCGCCCCACCACTGCATGTCCACGACCGGCCGGTCGGTGCCGCGACCGCCGGCGAGCACCCGGGCGTCCCGCAGGAGCAGGTCGGCGAGCAGGTCCTCGACGGTCAACGAGCGCGCTCCGCGCTGGGTCGAGCCGTCGCCCGGCATCGGCGTCCGCGGCATCGGCGTGGTGTCGAAGCGCACGGGCAACCTCCACCGGTCTGTCCCCCTGGAATGACGGCGATCAGGCACACACAGTCACGGAACAGGTGGCTCTATTCCGCCGTTC is a window from the Amycolatopsis sp. NBC_00355 genome containing:
- a CDS encoding Pvc16 family protein yields the protein MIRDVDDAVSALLRRYLDDETVVSLGRPGAEPPGEHAVLHLVLHGIAEAADGRGAAEWSEVRDARGQVVGRQPPLRRYRMRYVISARAATPEAEHAALDTVLAACAIHDVLPGDVAGERLAATGFPVTLEITGPAAAHPGELGTGPGGAHLLLDVTAPLLPPMLTDIPAKVEQLQLEAGAHDERARDRTVAGHWRSVRTAPDSRWSKVRVRERVRPGDDRTREAE
- a CDS encoding lytic transglycosylase domain-containing protein, whose product is MSTPVRRYITREPVVPQRETRFGYRRPLALAGVSVSIAALVASLALGSAGDTVLSTAAQDEPAPAPAGTPALPVVPVLPLQNAIPVVPPIAALPGGSDQPVVPALAVAGIPATALQAYQRGAALLATADPGCGLSWTVLAAIGRVETNHGRFGGSALRADGETTIPIRGPQLTGSPFALVRDTDRGALDGDPGYDRAVGPMQFLPGTWRSLKADGNLDGRSDPDNIFDAALAAGLYLCSGPGDLRDDAQLRTAVLRYNHSDDYADTVLALAKSYGSGYVTTTGGPVPPVPGAPATAGPGAGPAGAAAVPAPPPAGTVSGPGAFVPDSGTPEPGATVPATGPGAPATTAPVSTVAPPAATPPAETTAAPTSPPAAPAETPSTPPPLLSLSVLGVTVSLP
- a CDS encoding PucR family transcriptional regulator, translating into MRFDTTPMPRTPMPGDGSTQRGARSLTVEDLLADLLLRDARVLAGGRGTDRPVVDMQWWGGNELPECTDQILVHESADGLPPYLLEAGLRRARDGGASAVLLVGAHSPPISSTIRLADRLTIPLIAVESEEPRSFAHALAVLLRSPQLTRAAQVEALVRRLRSRRRTPDVVLGALRDVAGLEATVLAGDGSLLLGAAQPLPGSARLDLAVPQQLPVTGGTLLLQPVYGPAARGTVAWLALRLESSRPYVVENAADLLSILEPAMAAWLSEERLAAEQNARSRSQLLTELLERGESVGKETVHQAVAAGWRLYGWHTGVHIGLRGGGDDDRDLVLMQFERVRRVLTAAGIEGTLVERPDGWSAWVTSFGQPSVLQQREFGERVRKALDAMPAQWEIFAGIGRPHVGIVGIAATLSDARDAATLARTDRSSRRVKHVEDLGVSRILLSWQGSEDLRAYANSVLAPLRRVQSGQLLETLRSYLDNRSSIGLTADAMSLHRNTITTRLRRIRDVLGVDLDDPDERLALSMACRIVEAD